The following are encoded in a window of Pseudomonas multiresinivorans genomic DNA:
- the cmk gene encoding (d)CMP kinase, translating to MNGEWPVLAIDGPSGSGKGTVAGLLAKRLGWNLLDSGALYRLLAFAAGNHGIDLTNEEALKVLAAHLDVQFTHAKGGQGQHIILEGEDVTDTIRTEQVGAGASQVAALPAVRDALLQRQRAFLEAPGLVADGRDMGTVVFPSAPLKIFLTASAEERARRRYLQLKGKGIDSDQAQLAEEISARDERDSQRAVAPLKPAEGAILVDSTSMSIEEVVDSILAEVSRRGLAD from the coding sequence ATGAACGGCGAATGGCCGGTCCTCGCCATCGATGGCCCCAGCGGCTCGGGCAAGGGCACAGTCGCCGGTCTGCTGGCCAAGCGCCTGGGCTGGAACCTGCTGGACTCCGGCGCGTTGTATCGCCTGCTGGCGTTCGCTGCCGGTAACCACGGCATCGACCTGACCAACGAGGAAGCCCTCAAGGTCCTGGCCGCGCACCTGGACGTGCAGTTCACCCATGCCAAGGGCGGACAGGGCCAGCACATCATCCTCGAAGGCGAAGATGTCACCGATACCATCCGCACCGAACAGGTCGGCGCTGGCGCCTCGCAAGTCGCCGCCCTGCCGGCGGTGCGCGATGCGCTGCTGCAACGCCAGCGCGCCTTCCTCGAAGCGCCCGGCCTTGTCGCCGACGGCCGCGATATGGGCACCGTGGTCTTCCCCAGCGCGCCGCTGAAGATATTCCTGACAGCGTCGGCCGAGGAGCGCGCACGTCGCCGTTACCTGCAGCTCAAGGGCAAGGGTATCGACAGCGATCAGGCGCAACTGGCGGAAGAAATCAGCGCCCGCGACGAGCGTGACAGTCAGCGCGCCGTGGCTCCGCTCAAGCCCGCTGAAGGTGCCATCCTGGTGGACTCCACCTCGATGAGCATCGAAGAGGTCGTGGACAGTATCCTCGCCGAGGTTTCTCGTCGGGGCCTGGCGGACTAG